The genomic interval TTCTTGCCCTTGAAGAAGAATAAAATTGAAAGTAATCAAGGCTTTTAATATCTTTTGGAATTTGCTCTTCAGTTGCCTTTGTCTCCTGAAGACAGAGTACATCAGGATTTTCTTCCTTCACCCATTCAACAAATCCTTTTTTATGTATTGCCCTTATTCCATTTACATTCCATGAAATTAATTTCATATATAACTCCTTATTGTTTTTCCTCTTTTTTATTTTAAATAATTTTTACTTTATTTTAAAGATTTAACCCTTTAACTTTTCCTTCTCAATACTTTTAAGGATTTTTCTAATCTCTTCCACTTGTTTTTTAAATTCTTTCAGCCTCTTTCCCTTTAACTTAGGCGTTGCAATCATTCTCTTTAACAGAGGATTAACCCACTTTCCCCTTGCATCCCTTATCCCAAAGTGAAGGTGTGGCCCATTAACCCTTCCAGTTGCCCCTGTTCTGCCTATAATCTGCCCTGCCTTAACATTTAAGCCCTTTCTAACAAGAATGCGGCTTAAATGAAGGTAATAGGTCTTAATATTCCCAGGATGCTTTATAACAATAAACTTCCCATTGTATTTTGAATAGCCTGTTTGAATAACAACCCCGTTGTAAACTGCAAAAACAGGCTCTCCAACCCTTGCCCTGTAATCCACCCCATTGTGAAAACTCCTTTTCCCTGTCACAGGATGCCTTCTCCAGCCAAATGTTGAAGTTACATGAATTCTCCTTAAAGGATAACGAAATGCAGAGGCAATCAATGCTTTCCCGTCGGCAGAGTAATGCCCGTTGTAAGAAGATTTCTCATCTGCCTCTCTATAGTAAAAAGCCTCTTTCCTGCCTGTCTTCTTTCCGTTGTAACAGGCATACAAAACCTTTTCAGGAAGTACAACCCTTCCATCAAAAACCCTCTCTTCAAGCAATACTTTAAACTTATCTCCCCTTCTTGCAGAAGTTCTAATTGGAACGAAACACTCAATTACATTGTTTACAGTATTCCTGACATTATCACTAACACCTGTTTCTTTCAAAGCATCGTTTAAAGTTGTCTTTAATTCTCCCTCTATCAATTTATACCTTATCTTTGTTGGCAATACTTTTTTAGAATAAATATATTTACCACTTTTGTAATCCCACTCAAGAATATGAAATATAACGGGATTTGGACAATAGATAAACCTTTCAACAACCTTTCCATCCTTTGAGAGTTTAAAGCGAAATTTCTCCCCGGCTTTTAAAAATCGGAAATCAACATAATTTCTCAAAGAGTTAACTATTTTTAAAGCCTGATAGAGTTTAACCCCATCAACAGCCATTATTGAATCTTCAAACCCCTTATATGGAAGAATCTCTCCAAAATACCATAAATCTGCCTGATTGTTTGTTATTGCCTTCAATAGATTTTTGTCGTTTTTAGGTGTGCATCTAAAAAAATCAAACTTCAATGAGGCAAAAAATAAAATCCCCAAAGTAAGGTAAAAAAATAGAAAAAGATAAAAAACAACTCTATATTTATTTTTAAATACAAAATCAATTAATTTATCCATGCCGATAAAAGTTATAGCATAAATTACAGGAAAAATTTAACTTTAATTTTTTTAACTTAACCCCTGCAATCAAAATATCTTGTCTGCAAAAGGAATTTCTGATTAAATTAAATATAAGTTTTTAAAAAGAAAAGGGAGGGGGAATGCCTGTTATTAAATCAAGGATAAACACAAAATCAGAGGAATTTAAAAAGAATTACGAGCATAACAAAAGGCTTATAGAAGATTTAAAGGAAAAATTAGAGTGGGCAAGAAAAGGGGGACCAGAAAAGGCTTTTAAGAGGCTTGAGCAATTAAATAAATTACCGGCAAGAAAGAGGATAGAACTTCTTTTAGACGAAGACTCACCATTTTTAGAACTCTCAACATTGGCAGGATACAACCTTTATCAAGATGAAGTGCCGGCAGGGGGAATAATAACAGGTGTGGGAAGAGTTGAGGGAAGAGAGGTAATGATTGTTGCAAACGACCCAACTGTTAAAGGAGGATGCTATTACCCTATAACCGTAAAAAAACACCTTCGTGCACAGGAAATAGCAGAGCAAAACAACTTACCCTGCATTTACCTTGTTGATTCAGGTGGGGCATTCTTGCCCTTACAGGCTGAGGTTTTCCCTGACAAAGAGCATTTTGGAAGAATCTTTTATAATCAGGCAAGAATGTCTGCAAAGGGAATAACACAGATTTCTGTTGTATTTGGATACTGCACAGCAGGTGGGGCGTATATCCCTGCAATGAGCGACCAGACAGTAATAGTAAAAGGCACCGGTACAATATTCTTAGGGGGGCCACCTCTTGTAAAGGCGGCAACTGGGGAGGATGTATCTGCAGAGGAGTTAGGCGGTGCCGATGTTCACTGCAGGATTAGCGGAGTTGCAGACCACTATGCTGAAAACGAGCACCACGCAATTTTAATTGCAAGGGATATAGTTAAGCATTTAGGAAAAAGAGAAAGGCAAAGCCTCAAACTTGAAACCCCAGAAGACCCTCTGTACCCTGCCGATGAGATTTTAGGGATAATTCCAACTGATTTGAAAAAGAATATGGACGCTTACGAAATAATTGCCCGCCTTGTTGACGGAAGCAGGTTTTTTGAGTTTAAAAAGATGTATGCGCCAACAATAGTTACAGGCTTTGCACACATTTACGGAATACCTGTTGGAATTCTTGCAAATAACGGCGTGTTGTTCTCCGAAAGTGCATTTAAAGCAACGCATTTTATTGAGTTATGCTGCACAGAAAACATACCCCTTCTATTTTTGCAAAACATAACAGGCTTTATTGTTGGGAAAAAGTATGAACACCAGGGAATTGCAAAAGACGGAGCAAAAATGGTTATGGCTGTTTCAAACGCAAATGTGCCTAAAATTACCCTTATTATGGGTGGATCATTCGGCGCAGGCAACTACGGGATGTGCGGAAGGGCATACAACCCGAGATTTCTCTTTATGTGGCCAAACGGCAGAATTTCTGTTATGGGGGGAGAACAGGCTGCAAGCGTTCTCTTAACTGTAAAAAGAGAGCAATTAAAGAGGGAAGGAAAAGAACTTACAAAAGAGGAAGAGGAAAAAATAGTCAACCCCATACTTGCAAAGTATGAAAAGGAAGGCCATCCATACTATTCAAGTGCAAGGTTATGGGACGACGGGATACTGAATCCGCTTACAACAAGAGAAGCGTTAGGGCTTGCACTTTCAGCAAGCTTAAATATGCCATTTGCACCGACAAGGTTTGGAGTATTTAGAATGTAAAAAAGTGTTTGAAAAGTTTATTTTTTGTGATAAATTCATTCCAGCGATACACATCACAATTTGGTGTGTTTTCGTTAAGAATTTTTTTTTAGGAGTTTTTTATGTCTCAGAGTATTTATGTTGGTAATCTGCCTTATTCCACAAGGGAAGAAGAGTTAAGGGAAGTTTTTGAAGCACACGGTAATGTTGAAAATGTTAAGATTATCAGAGATAGGGAAACAGGCAGGTCAAGAGGATTTGGTTTTGTTGAAATGTCAACTGAAGAAGAAACAAACGCAGCTATTAACGCTTTAAACGGCTCAGATCTGGGAGGAAGAACCTTAAAGGTTAGCCTTTCAAAACCAAGAGAAAACAGATAAGCAAAATAAAGCAATTAAAAAAATTTGGCGGGAAATATCCCGCCTTTTTTATTTATTGAAAAACCTTGAATAAAAATACTTTCTTTTACTCTCACAATTTTCATCATTCCAAAACCTATTTTAAAAATAAATATTAAACTTTTTTATCTTTTTCCTTGCAATAGGCTTTTTATGTGTTATTGTTAATGAACACGGAACGCACAACTTAGTGGGTTTTAGTGAAAGAAAATTTTTAGGAGTTTATTTTATGTCTCAGAGTATTTATGTTGGCAACCTGCCATACAACACACAGGAAAGCGATTTAAGGGAAGTTTTTGAAGCACACGGTAATGTTGATAATGTTAAGATTATCAGGGATAGGGAAACAGGCAGGTCAAGAGGATTTGGTTTTGTTGAAATGTCAACCGAAGAAGAAACTAACGCTGCTATTACAGCTTTAAACGGTTCTGACCTTGGAGGAAGGAACTTAAAGGTTAGCTTATCTAAACCAAGAAATTATTAAGTTTAAAAATAGACTTAAAAAAGAAAAGGCGGGAAAATTTCCCGCCTTTTTTTATTTGATTTGAAATTATCTTATGTAATTATTGGGCTTACTATTTCAACAAGCTCAATCTCAAAATTCAAATCCTTCCCTGAAAGAGGATGGTTTGCATCAAGAATAACAGTTTCATCCCTCACCTCTGTCAATTCAGCAATAATTGTTCCCCCTGTTGGAGTGTTTAACTGAAACTGCATTCCAACTTGCGGTTCTAAACCTTCAGGCAAATCAGTTTTAGGAACTTCAAGCATAAGCTCATCTCTTTTTTCTCCGTATGCTTCCTGATAAGGGATTTTAATATTTTTCTTTTCCCCAACTTCCATACCTTCAACTGCTTTTTCAAATCCAGGAATAAGTTTCCCTTCTCCAATAACGAATTCTAAAGGTTCTCTTTCATAAGAGGAATCAAACACCTCTCCACTATCAAGAGTTCCTGTATAATGAACCCTTACTTTGTCTCCATTTTGTGCTTTGGTCATAAAAATACTCCTAATTTTTTTACGAGGATAAACCTCAACACAATGTTAACAGATTAATTCATTTATTAAAAATAAAGTTTAAGTTAATCTTTTAAAACAAGCTTGATTTTTGAAATATCCCCTATCCTCTCGTTAACCATAAAATCTCTCATTTTTACAACTGAAGGAAGGTATCCCTCAATTCTTCCCTCAAGAAAATACCTCTTTGCAGGCACAACAGGGGCTAACCCCCCGCCAAAATCATCTGACAAAGGCTCAAAACCCTCGCTCTTTTCAATCTTCACATTGCATCCTTCACATCCTTTAACAGCGTTTTCAATTTTCTTTCTAAATTCATTCAAAGCCTTTTCTTCAAAAAAAGCAAACTTAAAATCAAAATAAGCCTTCTCAATTTCCCTTTTTGATACAACCTTAACCTTTAGCCTTTCATAATTCTTTTCAAGGGCTGTCTGCAAATAATCTGCGAATTTTTTCTCAATACACAGATGAACATGACTTTCAAGCCCCAACCATTCTTTAAGTGTTTCTTTTAAAGTCTCAGCCTCAATCCCTGCAAGTTTTGGGAAAAAATACTCAACTTCCTCATCTTTACAACTAATTAACCCCCTTAAAAAGCCTTTTAAAAGAATAAAAGGACAATCAAAAACCATTTCAACAAACTTTTTACCCATAGATTTTCTCCTTAAGATTATTCTTTATTAAAAATATAATCCTTGAACTTAAATCTTGCAAAAATACGAGATGTATAAAGTTAATTGTTCTCTCTATTAAAGAAAGTTTTATTATAAACAATCACATTGGTTAATTTAGATTTCTTAAATTCTATATTTCAACTTCCAAATACATGAAACTCTTATTTTTACAACCAGTATTCTTAAATCAGAGAGATACAAACTTTTTATTCCTTTCTTTACTTTTCATTATTTACATTTAAATTATCTATCTACTTTTAAAATCACGCTGCCAATTGTTCCTTGAATTTTTCTTTTAATTGCTTAATAATTTTAGTGTTTATTATTTAATCTCTTTTGAAAGTTCTCCCTTAAAAGGGATTATAAAAATCTATCCATTTTTTGGATAGAACATCAACTTTAAACTGTATTTAAGGAGTCAACTATGAAAAAAAGATTTTTTAAAAGATTTTCCCAGGTATTATTGATTTTAATTTTAACATTTACAATGGGATGTCATCTCCCAAACAACAAAGAAACAGCAAAAGAATTTATAAATGCATGCAAAGCCAATAACATATCAGAAATAAAACTAATGCTTGCAATGGGAGTTGACCCTGATATAACAGATGATGGATTAACAGGTCTAATGGTTGCTGCGTATAATGGTTACATTGAATTAACCCAATTGCTTTTAAAGAAAGGGGCAAATGTAAATAAAAAATATTATGGGACAATGTTAGCTGGATTGGAAGGACAAACAGCCTTATACTTTGCAATAAGTGGTTACGCTTATTATAAAAAACATGACAAACAGAAGGCAAAACGAATAGAAAAAATTGCTCTCCTTTTAGTAGATAAAGGTATAGATATAAACTCTAAAACAGAGGATAGGAGTAATTATTTAATGCAAGCAAGCTGGGCAGGAATGGAATCTTTGATTAAGAAACTTATTAAAAAAGGAATTGATGTGAATTATACAATACCAGACGGATTTACTGCACTTATGGTGGCATCAAAAAATGGCCATTTTAATATTGTAAAACTATTGCTTGAACATGGAGCAAACCCGAACTTGAAGGTTAAAAAGGGAGAATATAAAGGTTACACAGCCTTGAAATTGGCAGAAAAGAAAGGTTACAAAGACATAGTAAAACTCCTCAAACAATACGGAGCAAAAGAGGAATAATTCCCATTTGGTCTGCTTTTTTTGTGTGGTGTGATTTGATAAAATTTTTGTAAAAAGAATAAGGATTAGGGATTGAATAGTGATAAAAGATTAAAATTAAAATTAAACGACTCAGGGGAAATCCTCCACACAACAGACACCCTTGCTTACGGAGAAGAACTAACCGCACCTTATGAAAACAACAAAGACGAAGTACTAAACACCATAACCTACACTGGCCACGAAAAAGACTACGAAACAGACCTCACCTACATGCTTGCAAGGTATTACTCATCCCAAACAGGCCGTTTCCTCTCCCCCGACCCCGGCTACGACTACGACCAATTAGACCCAATGAGTTGGAACCTGTACTCCTATGTAAGGGGGAATCCAGTGAATTTTATTGATAAAAATAGGAAAGAAATCTATTTAAAGGATGGAGACAGAATTGTTAAATTTAAAATAGGAAAATATTATGACCCTAAAAAATATGGGGAAAAGATTCATCGAATGGCTCAAGCTCTAACAAGTTTAA from Thermotomaculum hydrothermale carries:
- a CDS encoding M23 family metallopeptidase, producing the protein MDKLIDFVFKNKYRVVFYLFLFFYLTLGILFFASLKFDFFRCTPKNDKNLLKAITNNQADLWYFGEILPYKGFEDSIMAVDGVKLYQALKIVNSLRNYVDFRFLKAGEKFRFKLSKDGKVVERFIYCPNPVIFHILEWDYKSGKYIYSKKVLPTKIRYKLIEGELKTTLNDALKETGVSDNVRNTVNNVIECFVPIRTSARRGDKFKVLLEERVFDGRVVLPEKVLYACYNGKKTGRKEAFYYREADEKSSYNGHYSADGKALIASAFRYPLRRIHVTSTFGWRRHPVTGKRSFHNGVDYRARVGEPVFAVYNGVVIQTGYSKYNGKFIVIKHPGNIKTYYLHLSRILVRKGLNVKAGQIIGRTGATGRVNGPHLHFGIRDARGKWVNPLLKRMIATPKLKGKRLKEFKKQVEEIRKILKSIEKEKLKG
- a CDS encoding carboxyl transferase domain-containing protein, which translates into the protein MPVIKSRINTKSEEFKKNYEHNKRLIEDLKEKLEWARKGGPEKAFKRLEQLNKLPARKRIELLLDEDSPFLELSTLAGYNLYQDEVPAGGIITGVGRVEGREVMIVANDPTVKGGCYYPITVKKHLRAQEIAEQNNLPCIYLVDSGGAFLPLQAEVFPDKEHFGRIFYNQARMSAKGITQISVVFGYCTAGGAYIPAMSDQTVIVKGTGTIFLGGPPLVKAATGEDVSAEELGGADVHCRISGVADHYAENEHHAILIARDIVKHLGKRERQSLKLETPEDPLYPADEILGIIPTDLKKNMDAYEIIARLVDGSRFFEFKKMYAPTIVTGFAHIYGIPVGILANNGVLFSESAFKATHFIELCCTENIPLLFLQNITGFIVGKKYEHQGIAKDGAKMVMAVSNANVPKITLIMGGSFGAGNYGMCGRAYNPRFLFMWPNGRISVMGGEQAASVLLTVKREQLKREGKELTKEEEEKIVNPILAKYEKEGHPYYSSARLWDDGILNPLTTREALGLALSASLNMPFAPTRFGVFRM
- a CDS encoding RNA recognition motif domain-containing protein — its product is MSQSIYVGNLPYSTREEELREVFEAHGNVENVKIIRDRETGRSRGFGFVEMSTEEETNAAINALNGSDLGGRTLKVSLSKPRENR
- a CDS encoding RNA recognition motif domain-containing protein; translation: MSQSIYVGNLPYNTQESDLREVFEAHGNVDNVKIIRDRETGRSRGFGFVEMSTEEETNAAITALNGSDLGGRNLKVSLSKPRNY
- a CDS encoding FKBP-type peptidyl-prolyl cis-trans isomerase, which codes for MTKAQNGDKVRVHYTGTLDSGEVFDSSYEREPLEFVIGEGKLIPGFEKAVEGMEVGEKKNIKIPYQEAYGEKRDELMLEVPKTDLPEGLEPQVGMQFQLNTPTGGTIIAELTEVRDETVILDANHPLSGKDLNFEIELVEIVSPIIT
- a CDS encoding ankyrin repeat domain-containing protein, which encodes MKKRFFKRFSQVLLILILTFTMGCHLPNNKETAKEFINACKANNISEIKLMLAMGVDPDITDDGLTGLMVAAYNGYIELTQLLLKKGANVNKKYYGTMLAGLEGQTALYFAISGYAYYKKHDKQKAKRIEKIALLLVDKGIDINSKTEDRSNYLMQASWAGMESLIKKLIKKGIDVNYTIPDGFTALMVASKNGHFNIVKLLLEHGANPNLKVKKGEYKGYTALKLAEKKGYKDIVKLLKQYGAKEE